From Diospyros lotus cultivar Yz01 chromosome 4, ASM1463336v1, whole genome shotgun sequence, a single genomic window includes:
- the LOC127800664 gene encoding uncharacterized protein LOC127800664, whose protein sequence is MAKKRKSDASRLDEVDRSIYTSFCSTANSLSQLYTQSMNQQKLSFQAGERHGLEKLYNWIVRQQEDGPRVNTVDIVTYLQNELDYGIEDAPMSPRLPFQHQLPQTAMHSTNTGFSVSSSSFGQLTAGQGLRGHSDHQPKNSVFSNALSSPVRRGLQQYHMPPTGFSSSNIMPSGNVVQSHESIYPPHQVTSVPGSTDSMDIHTDSPGRETSY, encoded by the exons ATGGCCAAGAAGCGCAAGTCCGACGCCTCCCGGCTCGACGAGGTAGATCGCTCCATCTACACCTCTTTCTGCAGCACCGCCAACTCCCTCTCCCAGCTCTACACCCAGTCCATGAACCAACAAAAGCTCTCCTTTCAAGCCGGCGAGCGTCACGGCCTG GAGAAACTTTATAACTGGATTGTGAGACAGCAAGAAGATGGACCAAGAGTGAATACAGTTGATATAGTCACATACCTACAG AATGAGCTTGACTATGGGATAGAAGATGCACCTATGTCCCCCAGGCTGCCATTCCAGCACCAACTTCCTCAAACAGCAATGCATTCGACAAACACTGGCTTCTCAGTTTCTTCTAGCTCATTTGGTCAATTAACTGCTGGACAGGGGCTTCGGGGGCATTCAGATCATCAACCCAAGAACTCTGTTTTCTCTAATGCTCTTTCAAGTCCAGTGCGTCGCGGCCTTCAGCAGTATCACATGCCACCAACTGGTTTCAGTTCAAGCAACATTATGCCATCTGGAAACGTAGTTCAAAGTCATGAAAGTATTTACCCTCCTCATCAAGTGACCAGTGTCCCCGGCTCTACTGATTCCATGGACATTCATACGGACAGCCCTGGACGGGAAACTTCTTACTGA
- the LOC127800660 gene encoding probable serine/threonine-protein kinase At1g54610 isoform X2, with protein sequence MGCVQAKGAMHTPPRRAEKLKLQNGYVKDGDVAQKQDPFDGGVNRVLGGRGGRRISREDESDEVNISRRITVKKNGADEVFDGWPKWLVDNIPRDVLAGLVPKLIDSYDKLAKVGHGTYSNVYKARDRETGKIFALKKVRLDTSKPESVKFMAREIIILKHLDHPNIIKLEGLAMSRMQYSLYLVFDFMPSDLAKIISSREGKLAESQVRCYMQQLLSGLQHCHEKGILHRDIKGSNVLIDKSGMLKIGDFGLSNYFQPRQKRPLTSRVVTLWYRAPELILGSTDYGVGIDLWSAGCLLAEMFLGRPIMPGRTEVEQLHRIYKLCGSPSEDYWKRMKLRTTFQPPQRYNPSFQEVFAGLPTSSFGLLTTLLSLDPAYRGTAASALQNEFFGEEDELIQTKDQNMNRAPKTKQQHGRVDEGNERKNSLTRTAKEGFGSPKK encoded by the exons ATGGGGTGTGTTCAGGCCAAAGGGGCAATGCACACGCCGCCTCGCCGGGCTGAGAAGTTGAAACTACAAAATGGGTATGTGAAAGATGGTGACGTTGCTCAAAAACAGGATCCTTTTGATGGCGGTGTTAATAGAGTTCTCGGTGGGAGAGGAGGGAGGAGGATCAGCAGAGAAGACGAGAGTGATGAAGTTAATATTTCACGAAGGATTACAGTGAAGAAGAATGGTGCAGATGAGGTTTTTGATGGATGGCCAAAGTGGCTTGTAGATAACATCCCGAGAGATGTGTTAGCTGGCTTGGTCCCAAAGCTTATTGATTCATATGATAAGTTAGCTAAG GTGGGCCATGGAACATATAGCAATGTGTATAAGGCTAGGGACAGGGAAACTGGAAAGATTTTTGCTTTAAAGAAGGTCCGATTGGATACCTCTAAGCCAGAAAGTGTGAAGTTCATGGCAAGAGAGATCATAATATTAAAGCACCTAGACCATCCAAACATCATTAAGCTTGAAGGTCTAGCCATGTCAAGAATGCAATACAGTCTCTACTTGGTCTTTGATTTCATGCCATCAGACTTGGCGAAAATTATTTCCAGTCGAGAGGGCAAGCTTGCAGAGTCACAG GTTAGATGCTACATGCAGCAACTACTTTCAGGTCTCCAGCATTGCCATGAGAAGGGAATTTTACATAGGGACATCAAAGGATCCAATGTATTAATAGACAAAAGTGGAATGCTAAAAATTGGCGATTTTGGGCTGTCTAATTATTTCCAACCTAGACAAAAACGCCCTCTTACAAGCCGAGTTGTGACACTCTGGTATAGGGCTCCAGAACTAATTTTAGGATCCACAGATTATGGAGTTGGGATTGATCTTTGGAGTGCAGGATGCCTATTGGCAGAGATGTTTCTAGGAAGGCCAATCATGCCTGGTAGGACAGAG GTTGAGCAACTTCACAGGATTTACAAGCTCTGTGGTTCACCATCTGAGGATTATTGGAAAAGAATGAAACTACGCACAACCTTTCAACCACCACAACGCTATAATCCTAGTTTTCAAGAAGTTTTTGCAGGCTTACCCACCTCTTCTTTTGGTCTATTGACCACACTGCTGTCTCTGGACCCAGCATATCGAGGAACTGCTGCTTCTGCTCTCCAGAATGAA TTCTTTGGTGAGGAGGATGAACTAATTCAGACCAAGGATCAGAacat